The proteins below come from a single Demetria terragena DSM 11295 genomic window:
- a CDS encoding ABC transporter ATP-binding protein, whose amino-acid sequence MLQITDLSVRYGRSVKALHGVNITVPDGKVVAVLGSNGAGKTTLLRAISGTLGLHGGTITSGSVAYGETRLDQMDPAGVVRHKVLQVPEGRQIFGRMSVEENLRAGGLASPAAGRDAARDRIYDLFPVLKERAKQAGGLLSGGEQQMLAIGRAMMAAPEVLLLDEPSLGLAPQMVARIGEIVRDINASGTAVVLVEQNASMALRVSDLAVVLEVGELKLEGPADELAASEDVQRLYLGGHAESDEEAEAELSDATSSIRSQRGLEVWRG is encoded by the coding sequence ATGCTTCAGATCACTGACCTATCAGTGCGTTACGGCCGTTCAGTCAAAGCCCTCCATGGTGTGAACATCACCGTGCCCGACGGCAAAGTTGTCGCGGTGCTGGGCAGCAACGGTGCGGGCAAAACCACGCTGCTTCGCGCTATCTCAGGAACGCTGGGTTTGCATGGTGGAACCATTACGAGCGGCTCGGTCGCCTATGGCGAGACTCGGTTGGATCAAATGGATCCAGCCGGTGTCGTACGCCACAAAGTGCTGCAGGTACCCGAGGGGCGTCAGATTTTTGGACGCATGAGCGTCGAGGAGAACCTGCGAGCTGGTGGGTTGGCGAGCCCCGCCGCAGGGCGCGATGCCGCGCGCGACCGCATTTATGACCTGTTCCCCGTGCTGAAAGAACGCGCCAAGCAAGCTGGCGGACTGCTGTCGGGTGGCGAGCAGCAAATGTTGGCCATCGGGCGGGCGATGATGGCCGCACCTGAGGTATTGCTTCTGGATGAGCCATCACTCGGCCTCGCGCCGCAGATGGTGGCCCGCATCGGCGAAATTGTCCGTGACATCAATGCTTCGGGGACGGCAGTCGTCCTCGTCGAGCAGAACGCCAGTATGGCGCTGCGGGTCTCCGACTTGGCCGTTGTCCTTGAGGTAGGCGAACTGAAGTTGGAAGGTCCTGCCGACGAGTTGGCCGCGTCCGAAGACGTTCAGCGGCTCTATCTGGGCGGGCATGCCGAGAGCGACGAAGAAGCTGAGGCGGAGTTGTCCGATGCGACGAGTTCGATCCGTAGCCAACGCGGTTTGGAGGTGTGGCGAGGATGA
- a CDS encoding C39 family peptidase, with protein sequence MSDRCTRQTTTGVPQPTFSRRVVLGAGLVVGGLAHSAEMTAASAQSATAPAEREIHLQSFRCAAHWARGKCSGVAVSQGQLVIASPSTTRSYTDPHADSGAATVWEAGAWTSPRITVGFPATEVIASWNVDTPPGTWVEVAVQGATTGGEETEWLVVGRWSSANPAEGGAIHRTSVDDQEGALASVKTDTVVFEGGNTLASYFLRITLMRRTDSDCTPRVAQLTGMASALPDGAVTTSTPGKTAGTVLDVPTLSQEVHVGHYPEWDNGGEAWCSPTSVAMIADYWKRGPSAKATSWVTVAPDEQVDHAARQSFDHEYQGCGNWPFNVAYAATLGLRGYVTRLRSLRDAEAYIAAGIPLVMSVSFKKEDMPGAGYSTSGHLMVLCGFTAAGNPVINDPASHLIPSNNEVRVTYDRAAVENAWLPHSGGLVYAIYPEGTQMPKNFGI encoded by the coding sequence ATGAGCGACAGGTGCACCAGACAGACCACGACTGGCGTGCCACAGCCAACGTTCAGCCGACGGGTCGTTCTCGGGGCAGGCTTGGTGGTCGGAGGCCTTGCCCACAGCGCCGAGATGACCGCCGCGTCCGCTCAGTCCGCGACGGCTCCAGCGGAGCGCGAGATTCACCTGCAGAGCTTCCGGTGCGCCGCGCATTGGGCTCGGGGTAAATGTTCCGGCGTTGCAGTTTCGCAGGGACAGTTGGTCATCGCGTCCCCCTCGACAACACGGTCCTACACCGATCCGCACGCTGATTCTGGTGCGGCGACCGTCTGGGAGGCTGGCGCGTGGACCTCCCCGCGGATCACGGTGGGCTTTCCTGCGACAGAAGTCATCGCGTCCTGGAATGTCGACACTCCACCCGGCACCTGGGTTGAGGTTGCGGTCCAAGGCGCGACGACTGGTGGTGAGGAGACCGAGTGGCTTGTCGTGGGTCGGTGGAGTTCGGCAAACCCCGCTGAGGGCGGGGCGATTCACCGGACGAGCGTCGACGATCAGGAGGGCGCGCTCGCCTCGGTCAAGACCGACACTGTCGTCTTTGAGGGCGGCAATACCCTGGCGTCCTACTTTCTGCGCATCACGTTAATGCGGCGCACGGACAGTGACTGCACGCCGCGCGTCGCACAGTTGACCGGTATGGCCTCGGCGCTTCCAGACGGGGCCGTCACGACGAGCACCCCCGGGAAGACGGCAGGCACCGTGCTGGACGTGCCCACACTGTCCCAAGAGGTTCACGTCGGTCACTACCCCGAGTGGGATAACGGGGGAGAGGCATGGTGTTCCCCGACGTCGGTGGCCATGATCGCTGACTACTGGAAGCGCGGCCCGAGTGCGAAGGCCACGTCCTGGGTGACTGTGGCCCCTGACGAGCAAGTCGATCACGCCGCACGGCAGTCCTTCGACCATGAATATCAAGGGTGCGGGAACTGGCCGTTCAACGTGGCTTACGCCGCCACCCTGGGCCTGCGCGGGTATGTCACCCGGCTCCGAAGCCTTCGCGACGCTGAGGCATACATCGCAGCAGGCATCCCGCTAGTCATGTCGGTGTCCTTCAAGAAGGAGGACATGCCGGGAGCTGGCTACTCCACGAGTGGTCACCTGATGGTTCTCTGCGGATTCACCGCGGCAGGCAACCCGGTGATCAATGACCCGGCCAGTCATCTGATCCCCAGCAACAACGAAGTTCGGGTCACCTACGACCGTGCCGCGGTCGAGAACGCCTGGCTGCCACATTCGGGCGGCCTGGTCTACGCCATCTATCCCGAAGGAACACAGATGCCAAAGAACTTTGGCATCTGA
- a CDS encoding potassium channel family protein has product MHVVIMGCGRVGSTLALNLEKLGHTVAIIDRDPSSFRRLGAEFNGRRIEGIGFDRRTLTAADIGSAYAFAAVSSGDNSNIIAARVARETFGIEHVVARIYDPGRAEIYQRLGIPTVATVKWTADQVVQRIVPQGARAVHTDASGQVVLVEVPAHLGWVGMPYADLAARTASRIAYITRLGEGTLPKDGMVHQQGDLVHLLVRRDQLHRVEQQLAQDPRGEA; this is encoded by the coding sequence GTGCATGTCGTGATCATGGGATGCGGCCGAGTCGGCTCCACCTTGGCATTGAACCTCGAGAAGTTAGGGCACACGGTCGCCATCATCGACCGTGACCCGTCGTCCTTTCGACGGCTCGGCGCCGAGTTCAACGGGCGCCGCATCGAAGGCATCGGCTTTGACCGCCGGACACTGACGGCCGCCGACATTGGGTCCGCCTACGCGTTCGCCGCCGTCAGCAGTGGCGACAACTCCAATATCATCGCCGCGCGCGTCGCCCGCGAAACCTTCGGGATCGAACACGTCGTCGCGCGCATCTATGACCCCGGCCGCGCCGAGATCTACCAACGTCTCGGCATCCCGACGGTCGCGACGGTGAAGTGGACGGCCGACCAGGTCGTGCAGCGGATCGTCCCCCAGGGCGCCCGAGCGGTGCATACCGACGCCAGCGGCCAGGTGGTCCTGGTCGAAGTTCCCGCTCATCTGGGATGGGTCGGAATGCCCTATGCCGACCTCGCTGCTCGGACCGCGAGCCGCATCGCGTACATCACCCGCCTGGGTGAAGGAACTCTCCCCAAGGACGGCATGGTGCATCAACAAGGCGACTTGGTACACCTCCTGGTCCGGAGGGACCAGCTGCATCGGGTAGAGCAACAACTGGCCCAAGACCCTCGCGGGGAGGCCTGA
- a CDS encoding OB-fold nucleic acid binding domain-containing protein, with translation MERWLRTLERWTSSPTQPAVVLQPRADVEPTRACDVRDRQYVAVSGTVRAASMRSYAGGVPALVADLDDDGSTVLLVWLGQREIAGVEPGRRINARGRVCVDRGNPTIYNPDYDLVAPGRPCLANRRRQ, from the coding sequence GTGGAGCGTTGGCTGCGAACGCTCGAGCGGTGGACATCGTCGCCCACTCAGCCCGCCGTAGTGCTGCAGCCTCGCGCTGATGTCGAGCCGACTCGCGCCTGCGACGTGCGCGATCGGCAGTACGTCGCCGTGTCAGGAACGGTGCGGGCGGCGTCGATGCGCTCGTACGCCGGTGGGGTGCCGGCGCTCGTCGCCGACTTGGATGACGACGGCTCGACCGTGTTGCTCGTCTGGCTCGGTCAGCGCGAGATTGCCGGGGTCGAACCTGGCCGGCGCATCAACGCCAGGGGGCGGGTCTGCGTCGACCGCGGTAACCCGACGATCTACAACCCCGACTATGACCTGGTCGCACCAGGTCGACCCTGCCTGGCTAATCGTCGTCGGCAGTGA
- a CDS encoding potassium channel family protein: MRVVVVGAGSVGRSIARELIANDHRVLLIDHDVDGANTNAVPDAAWLLADACETATLREAELDLADVVVCASGDDKVNLVVSLLAKTEFAVPRTVARVNHPRNEWLFTESWGVDVAVSTPRLMTALVEEAVSVGNLVRLFEFQQGHAMMTEITLPHDSPYVGRTVADLELPPDTVLTCILRDQRPIAPRASHTIHALDELLLITSPDAEVNLAAMLTGRSPADIRMVTADDD, translated from the coding sequence ATGCGCGTCGTTGTCGTCGGTGCTGGAAGCGTCGGGCGCTCAATCGCCCGCGAGTTGATTGCCAACGACCATCGCGTGTTGCTCATTGATCACGATGTCGACGGCGCCAACACGAACGCGGTGCCGGATGCTGCCTGGCTGCTCGCGGATGCCTGTGAAACTGCGACGTTGCGAGAAGCAGAACTGGACCTCGCCGATGTCGTGGTCTGCGCCAGCGGCGACGACAAGGTCAACCTCGTGGTGTCGCTTCTGGCCAAGACTGAGTTCGCGGTCCCTCGGACCGTGGCGCGGGTCAATCATCCCCGTAACGAGTGGCTGTTCACCGAGAGTTGGGGCGTCGATGTTGCGGTCTCCACGCCGCGCCTGATGACCGCACTCGTCGAGGAAGCGGTGAGCGTCGGCAACCTGGTCAGGCTGTTTGAGTTCCAGCAGGGGCACGCCATGATGACGGAGATCACGCTGCCCCACGACAGCCCCTACGTCGGTCGCACCGTCGCCGACCTGGAACTGCCACCCGACACGGTGCTGACCTGCATCTTGCGCGATCAGCGTCCCATCGCGCCGCGGGCGTCCCACACCATCCACGCGTTGGACGAGCTCCTGCTCATCACCTCGCCCGATGCCGAGGTGAACCTGGCGGCGATGCTGACCGGCCGATCACCCGCCGACATTCGGATGGTCACTGCCGACGACGATTAG
- the acnA gene encoding aconitate hydratase AcnA, with protein MSESTNSFGAKSTLSVGDQAYDIYRIDTVPGHETLPFSLKVLLENLLRTEDGANITADQIRSLGSWDENADPDIEIQFTPARVIMQDFTGVPCVVDLATMREAVAELGGDPKKINPLAPAEMVIDHSVIIDVFGRPDAFERNVEIEYGRNKERYQFLRWGQTAFDDFKVVPPGTGIVHQVNIEHLARTVMTRDGKAYPDSCVGTDSHTTMVNGLGVLGWGVGGIEAEAAMLGQPVSMLIPRVVGFKLTGEIPAGATATDVVLTITQMLREHGVVGKFVEFYGDGVGVVPLANRATIGNMSPEFGSTCAIFPIDDVTLDYLRLTGRADDQVALVEAYAKEQGLWHNPDVEPRFSEKLELDLSTVVPSIAGPKRPQDRIVVSDAKSQFDIDVKNYGVQGGFREVEVTSEEGVKYGLKDGAVVVASITSCTNTSNPSVMIAAALLAKKAVEKGLQVPPWVKTSMAPGSQVVTGYYEKAGLWPYLEKLGYHLVGYGCTTCIGNSGPLNEEISQAVQDNDLTVVSVLSGNRNFEGRINPDVKMNYLASPPLVIAYALAGTMSVDFDSDPLGQDAEGNDVFLKDIWPSPDEVEKTIAGSISKELFVKDYADVFAGDERWKSLETPEGDTFDWAAESTYVRKPPYFEGMAAQPSPVEDISGARVLAKLGDSVTTDHISPAGAIKADSPAGRYLNEHGIERKDFNSYGSRRGNHEIMVRGTFANIRLRNQLLDDVEGGFTRDFTKADAPQAAIYDAAENYAAQGTPLVVLGGKEYGSGSSRDWAAKGTRLLGVKAVITESFERIHRSNLIGMGVLPLQFPQGQNAESLGLDGTETFDISGVTELNEGRTPKTVHVKATHENGNVVEFDAVVRIDTPGEADYFRNDGILQYVLRSLVKQ; from the coding sequence GTGAGCGAAAGCACGAACAGCTTCGGAGCCAAGTCCACTCTGTCGGTGGGCGACCAGGCATACGACATTTATCGGATCGACACCGTGCCGGGCCACGAGACGCTGCCGTTCAGCCTGAAGGTGTTGCTGGAGAACCTGCTGCGGACCGAGGACGGCGCGAACATCACGGCCGACCAGATCCGGTCGCTTGGTAGTTGGGACGAGAACGCCGACCCGGATATCGAGATCCAGTTCACCCCGGCCCGCGTGATCATGCAGGACTTCACCGGCGTTCCCTGTGTCGTCGACCTCGCCACGATGCGCGAGGCCGTTGCTGAACTCGGCGGGGATCCCAAGAAGATCAACCCGTTGGCACCAGCCGAGATGGTCATCGACCACTCCGTCATCATCGACGTGTTCGGCCGCCCTGACGCCTTCGAGCGGAACGTCGAGATCGAGTACGGCCGCAACAAGGAGCGCTACCAGTTCCTGCGTTGGGGCCAGACCGCCTTCGACGACTTCAAGGTCGTGCCGCCCGGCACCGGCATCGTGCACCAGGTCAACATCGAGCACCTGGCCCGCACGGTCATGACCCGCGACGGCAAGGCCTACCCAGACTCCTGCGTCGGCACCGACAGCCACACCACCATGGTCAACGGCCTAGGTGTTTTGGGCTGGGGAGTCGGCGGCATCGAGGCTGAGGCGGCCATGCTTGGCCAGCCCGTCTCCATGCTGATCCCGCGCGTGGTCGGCTTCAAGCTGACCGGCGAGATTCCTGCTGGTGCCACCGCCACCGACGTCGTGCTGACCATCACGCAGATGCTGCGCGAGCACGGTGTGGTCGGCAAGTTCGTCGAGTTCTACGGCGACGGCGTCGGAGTCGTACCGCTGGCCAACCGAGCCACGATCGGCAACATGAGCCCCGAATTTGGTTCGACTTGTGCGATCTTCCCGATCGACGACGTGACGCTCGACTACCTGCGCCTCACGGGTCGCGCTGACGACCAGGTCGCCCTTGTCGAGGCCTACGCCAAGGAGCAGGGCCTGTGGCACAACCCGGACGTTGAGCCGCGCTTCTCGGAGAAACTCGAACTCGACCTGTCGACGGTCGTCCCGTCCATCGCAGGGCCGAAGCGCCCCCAAGACCGCATCGTGGTCTCGGACGCAAAATCCCAATTCGACATTGACGTCAAGAACTACGGCGTACAAGGCGGGTTCCGTGAGGTCGAGGTCACCTCAGAAGAGGGCGTCAAGTACGGCTTGAAGGACGGCGCTGTCGTGGTCGCCTCGATCACGTCCTGCACCAACACCTCCAACCCTTCGGTCATGATTGCGGCCGCGCTGCTGGCCAAGAAGGCCGTGGAGAAGGGCCTTCAGGTTCCGCCGTGGGTCAAGACCTCCATGGCGCCTGGCTCACAGGTCGTGACCGGCTATTACGAGAAGGCGGGCCTGTGGCCCTACCTGGAGAAGCTCGGCTACCACCTGGTCGGCTATGGCTGCACCACCTGCATCGGAAACTCTGGGCCGCTCAATGAGGAGATTTCTCAGGCGGTCCAGGACAACGACCTCACCGTCGTGTCGGTGCTCTCGGGAAACCGCAACTTCGAGGGACGCATCAACCCGGACGTCAAGATGAACTACTTGGCATCGCCGCCGCTGGTCATCGCTTACGCGCTCGCCGGAACCATGTCGGTCGACTTCGACTCCGACCCGCTTGGTCAGGATGCCGAAGGCAACGACGTTTTCCTCAAGGACATTTGGCCGAGCCCCGACGAGGTCGAGAAGACCATCGCTGGCTCGATCAGCAAAGAGTTGTTCGTCAAGGACTACGCCGACGTGTTTGCCGGCGACGAGCGGTGGAAGTCGCTGGAGACACCCGAAGGCGACACCTTCGACTGGGCTGCGGAGTCGACCTACGTGCGCAAGCCCCCATACTTCGAGGGTATGGCCGCGCAGCCGTCGCCGGTCGAAGACATCTCGGGCGCTCGCGTACTCGCCAAACTGGGTGACTCGGTGACCACCGACCACATCAGCCCGGCAGGCGCGATTAAGGCGGACAGCCCGGCTGGCCGCTATCTGAATGAGCATGGCATTGAGCGCAAGGACTTCAACTCCTACGGCTCACGCCGCGGCAACCACGAGATCATGGTTCGTGGCACCTTTGCCAACATCCGACTGCGCAACCAGCTGCTGGACGATGTCGAGGGCGGTTTCACCCGCGACTTCACCAAGGCCGACGCGCCGCAAGCGGCGATCTATGACGCGGCCGAGAACTACGCCGCGCAGGGCACCCCGCTGGTGGTGCTGGGCGGCAAGGAGTACGGCTCCGGTTCGTCCCGTGACTGGGCCGCCAAGGGGACCCGCCTGCTGGGTGTGAAGGCGGTTATCACCGAGTCGTTCGAGCGCATTCACCGCTCCAATCTCATTGGTATGGGTGTGCTGCCGCTGCAGTTCCCGCAGGGCCAGAACGCCGAGTCGTTGGGCCTGGACGGCACTGAGACGTTCGACATCTCCGGTGTGACCGAACTCAACGAGGGCCGGACGCCAAAGACGGTGCACGTCAAGGCAACTCACGAGAACGGCAACGTCGTGGAGTTCGACGCAGTCGTGCGCATCGACACCCCAGGTGAGGCGGACTACTTCCGCAACGACGGCATCCTGCAGTACGTCCTGCGCTCGCTCGTCAAGCAATAA
- a CDS encoding ABC transporter ATP-binding protein yields MSHVDTHESTAPTGVGRDVRPLHVEGVTVRFGGIVALDDVSFTVEPGTVHALIGPNGAGKSTCFNAITGVYGIASGHVHLGDTELTKIPAHRIARLGIGRAFQNLALVDTSSVLDNVMLGRYALTKGGFVQYALRAPWTMREERRHQVRAAEICEFLGLVDHLHKPAGALSYGDQKRVDIARALNVEPTVLLLDEPAAGMNSSETAEMASLITQIRDQLGISILLVEHDMSLVMGVADRVTVLDFGRRIADDIPSVVQQDPEVIRAYLGVDSSEESTPNDKEA; encoded by the coding sequence ATGAGCCATGTCGATACTCATGAGTCCACTGCGCCGACGGGCGTTGGACGCGATGTCCGGCCTCTGCACGTCGAGGGCGTGACCGTCAGATTCGGTGGCATCGTCGCGTTGGACGATGTGTCTTTTACTGTCGAGCCCGGCACTGTTCACGCGCTGATTGGCCCCAATGGTGCCGGCAAGTCCACCTGTTTCAACGCGATCACTGGTGTGTATGGCATCGCCTCAGGGCACGTTCACCTCGGCGACACCGAACTCACCAAAATCCCAGCGCACCGGATCGCCCGCCTTGGCATTGGGCGCGCGTTTCAGAACCTCGCATTGGTCGACACTTCCTCAGTCCTGGATAACGTCATGCTGGGGCGGTACGCGCTCACCAAGGGCGGCTTCGTGCAGTACGCGCTGCGCGCACCGTGGACGATGCGTGAAGAGCGGCGCCACCAGGTGCGGGCCGCGGAGATCTGCGAATTCTTGGGACTGGTTGATCACCTCCACAAGCCCGCCGGTGCGTTGTCGTATGGCGACCAGAAGAGAGTGGATATCGCGCGGGCGCTCAACGTCGAGCCGACCGTGCTCCTGTTGGACGAGCCAGCCGCCGGCATGAACTCAAGCGAGACCGCCGAGATGGCCAGCTTGATCACTCAGATTCGCGACCAACTTGGTATCTCGATCTTGTTGGTTGAGCACGACATGAGCCTGGTGATGGGAGTTGCCGACCGGGTAACGGTTCTTGACTTCGGGCGCCGTATCGCCGACGACATCCCGAGCGTCGTTCAACAAGACCCCGAAGTCATTCGTGCCTACCTGGGAGTCGATTCCTCGGAGGAATCCACACCCAACGACAAGGAGGCGTGA
- a CDS encoding class I SAM-dependent RNA methyltransferase yields the protein MNAPRRGRRGVQRGQQRKPKGRSLVGQRLELDIGDVAHGGHCVARHEGRVVFVRHTLPGELVIAQVTSGTDTSPFLRADAIDVVRPAPQRRSAPCPVSGPGGCGGCDWQHTDAAYGRDLKARVIKEQLKRLAHLEVDVEVEPVPGDRDGLRWRTRLELAVERNGRAGLRGHRSHDVIPVDDCLIATEPVTKSGVLQDVFDPHIGRVEVVEVSGGDVVTIERGQAAPTVHEQVRFEDHELSFAVEADGFWQVHPGAARTLVDAVREGVKPKAGERVVDLYAGVGLFASEMAREVGPEGSVVAVEGDVAASAHARTNLRATPWAGPVHADVTDWALTAPELQDADVVILDPPRTGAGREVTAAVLAGRPRAVGYVACDPAALARDLATATEAGYDLVSLRAYDIFPMTHHVECVAILVPRTP from the coding sequence ATGAACGCGCCCCGCCGCGGACGTCGTGGTGTTCAGCGAGGTCAGCAGCGCAAACCCAAGGGGCGTTCACTCGTCGGTCAACGTCTCGAACTAGACATTGGGGATGTGGCCCACGGTGGCCATTGCGTAGCTCGCCACGAGGGCCGGGTCGTGTTTGTGCGACACACGCTGCCCGGCGAACTGGTCATCGCCCAGGTCACCTCCGGCACCGACACCTCGCCCTTCCTGCGCGCCGATGCGATCGATGTGGTGCGTCCGGCACCCCAGCGCCGAAGCGCGCCGTGCCCCGTCAGCGGGCCGGGCGGCTGCGGCGGCTGTGACTGGCAGCACACGGACGCCGCATACGGGCGAGACCTCAAGGCGCGAGTGATCAAAGAACAACTGAAACGCCTCGCACACCTTGAGGTTGACGTTGAAGTTGAACCGGTGCCGGGCGATCGTGATGGTTTGCGCTGGCGTACCCGGCTCGAATTGGCCGTGGAACGCAACGGGCGCGCGGGCCTGCGCGGGCACCGTTCGCACGACGTGATTCCCGTCGACGACTGTTTGATCGCCACGGAGCCTGTCACCAAATCTGGTGTGTTGCAGGACGTATTCGACCCCCACATCGGCAGAGTCGAAGTTGTCGAGGTGTCCGGTGGGGACGTCGTGACCATTGAGCGAGGACAAGCCGCACCGACGGTGCATGAGCAGGTCAGGTTCGAGGACCATGAGCTGTCCTTTGCCGTCGAGGCAGACGGCTTCTGGCAGGTGCATCCGGGCGCGGCGCGCACTCTCGTTGATGCAGTGCGAGAGGGCGTGAAGCCGAAGGCGGGGGAGCGCGTAGTCGATCTTTATGCGGGCGTCGGATTGTTCGCATCGGAGATGGCTCGCGAGGTTGGTCCCGAAGGATCAGTGGTCGCGGTTGAAGGTGACGTCGCGGCGAGTGCGCACGCGCGTACCAACCTTCGCGCGACGCCTTGGGCAGGACCCGTGCATGCGGATGTGACGGATTGGGCCTTGACCGCGCCCGAACTCCAGGATGCCGACGTCGTGATTTTGGATCCACCCAGGACTGGCGCCGGGCGGGAGGTCACCGCTGCCGTCCTTGCGGGACGACCAAGGGCGGTCGGCTACGTCGCGTGTGACCCCGCGGCGCTGGCCCGAGATCTCGCGACGGCGACCGAGGCCGGGTATGACCTGGTGAGTCTGCGCGCGTACGACATCTTTCCGATGACGCATCACGTCGAGTGCGTCGCGATCCTGGTGCCACGCACGCCCTGA
- a CDS encoding branched-chain amino acid ABC transporter permease translates to MDTLVQVLVNGLGKGAVLALLAVGFVVIFKATETVNFAHGSMAIFSGYIAYSVMEHTNWLVGAFVGVLAGGLLGLFIERVFLSNAKGAHSDSLAILTIGLDVVIFTEILRRIGTGTPPFLGEPYDGESVSFLGASVALTYIVALAVALILLGVFFAAFRYTSWGLSMRAQAENKEAAALMGIRSWRVTSSAWFVGGLLAGIAVLFLATNALGGGNGLVSSHTLAFAAFPAAIIGGLTSPGGAVVGGVVVGLTEALAAQYIDRDFAVVAVYLVMLAVLVVRPAGLFGRMEQVRV, encoded by the coding sequence ATGGATACGCTGGTCCAGGTCCTCGTGAACGGACTCGGCAAGGGCGCCGTTCTCGCGCTGCTGGCCGTCGGTTTCGTGGTCATCTTCAAGGCCACCGAGACCGTGAACTTCGCGCACGGATCGATGGCAATATTCTCCGGCTACATCGCCTACTCCGTGATGGAGCACACCAATTGGTTGGTGGGCGCGTTCGTCGGTGTCCTCGCGGGTGGTCTCCTCGGCCTCTTCATCGAGCGGGTTTTCCTGTCGAATGCCAAGGGCGCCCACTCAGACAGCCTGGCCATTCTGACCATCGGGTTAGACGTGGTGATCTTCACCGAGATACTTCGGCGGATCGGTACAGGCACGCCACCCTTCCTGGGCGAGCCCTACGACGGTGAGTCGGTGTCTTTCCTCGGGGCCAGCGTTGCCCTGACCTACATCGTCGCCTTGGCTGTCGCCCTCATTCTTCTCGGCGTGTTCTTCGCAGCGTTCCGCTACACGTCCTGGGGCTTGTCGATGCGTGCACAGGCTGAGAACAAGGAGGCCGCGGCGCTCATGGGCATCCGGAGTTGGCGGGTGACCTCAAGCGCGTGGTTCGTCGGCGGGTTGCTGGCCGGTATCGCCGTGCTGTTTCTCGCAACCAATGCGCTTGGAGGTGGCAACGGCCTCGTGTCGAGCCACACGTTGGCGTTCGCCGCCTTCCCTGCGGCCATCATCGGCGGCCTGACCTCCCCCGGCGGCGCGGTCGTCGGTGGGGTGGTGGTCGGCTTGACGGAGGCCCTCGCGGCTCAATACATCGACCGGGACTTCGCCGTCGTGGCGGTCTACCTCGTCATGCTCGCCGTATTGGTCGTCCGCCCAGCTGGCTTGTTCGGAAGAATGGAGCAGGTGCGTGTCTGA